One part of the bacterium genome encodes these proteins:
- a CDS encoding glycosyltransferase: protein MRNDEPIAFWPRVAKFYAVRAWMNIPLGLLALPFLLAGTLVRGWWIRRNRRPEKDCNGWKVVCVSHVPWDHVWQRNHHTMSRLAERGHPVLYMRPVYLHVVARWPTWVIHDPANPVPPGVVSLNPAMIPGGSRYEWIDRLNAWLLESEALYRGFSKDVLLWFYYPAHERLRDRLAHRACVYDIQDEYSAFEWASQSVRDAEVRLLDTADVTFPGTYALYVRKKPSNGNSHFFACGVDVDHFGTVPDDVIRGEDPSRPRLGFFGAIDSRTDRDILIRLAEAHPEWDIFMLGPIDRTLFDIPDRPNLHFTGPIQYQQLPAWLHGWNVALMPWARNDLTEHINPTKTLEYLAARKPVVATAIPDLKQFYSDVLYLAEDSDQFIAGCEAALANEGEDEERLERGLQMARKASWDGVVGRMEELINEAIAHRER, encoded by the coding sequence GTGAGAAACGATGAACCCATCGCCTTCTGGCCACGTGTGGCGAAGTTCTACGCTGTGCGCGCGTGGATGAACATCCCGCTTGGGTTGCTGGCGTTGCCGTTTCTTCTGGCGGGGACGCTGGTGCGCGGCTGGTGGATTCGTCGCAACCGTCGGCCGGAGAAGGATTGCAATGGCTGGAAGGTCGTCTGCGTCTCGCACGTTCCGTGGGACCACGTGTGGCAGCGCAATCACCACACGATGTCGCGCCTGGCGGAGCGCGGGCACCCCGTGCTATACATGCGGCCCGTGTATCTGCACGTCGTCGCGCGGTGGCCAACGTGGGTCATTCACGATCCGGCCAACCCGGTGCCTCCGGGCGTGGTTTCGCTGAACCCGGCGATGATCCCGGGCGGATCGCGCTACGAGTGGATCGATCGGTTGAATGCGTGGTTGCTGGAAAGCGAGGCGCTCTATCGCGGCTTCAGCAAGGACGTGCTCCTGTGGTTCTACTATCCGGCGCACGAGCGGCTGCGCGATCGGCTCGCCCATCGCGCGTGCGTTTACGACATCCAGGATGAGTACAGCGCCTTCGAGTGGGCATCGCAGTCGGTGCGGGATGCGGAGGTTCGGCTGCTCGATACGGCCGATGTGACGTTCCCCGGGACGTATGCGCTGTATGTGCGCAAGAAGCCGTCGAACGGCAATTCGCACTTCTTTGCCTGCGGCGTGGACGTCGATCACTTCGGCACAGTCCCGGACGATGTGATTCGCGGCGAAGATCCCTCGCGCCCGCGGCTGGGGTTCTTCGGAGCGATCGACTCGCGGACCGATCGCGACATTCTGATTCGGCTGGCTGAGGCGCATCCGGAGTGGGATATCTTTATGCTCGGCCCGATCGACAGGACTCTCTTCGACATTCCCGATCGGCCAAATCTGCACTTCACGGGGCCGATTCAGTACCAGCAACTGCCCGCGTGGCTGCATGGATGGAACGTCGCGTTGATGCCATGGGCGCGCAATGATTTGACGGAACACATCAACCCGACGAAGACACTGGAGTACCTCGCCGCGCGCAAACCCGTTGTGGCGACGGCAATTCCGGACTTGAAGCAATTCTACTCCGATGTATTGTACCTCGCGGAGGACAGCGACCAGTTCATCGCCGGGTGCGAAGCGGCACTGGCGAATGAAGGCGAGGATGAGGAGCGCCTCGAGCGCGGTCTGCAGATGGCTCGTAAAGCATCGTGGGACGGCGTTGTGGGGCGGATGGAGGAACTCATCAACGAGGCAATCGCACACCGTGAACGCTGA
- a CDS encoding right-handed parallel beta-helix repeat-containing protein: MRHLCRSALSILALSFLFSPALAGIITVNVADDGDAPDGALTLREAILIAEGQRVPFESPNPDIPDEISLVSGDYGAGVADVIQVAIGEGGLIGLGDYLPPLTDSGDTIEAGSTNAIDGSALSADPDNAGLLLVGNNYTVHGFTVQNFPGTGVRIWADDCTVEAMFIKNCAGNGLVLTQAERAVVRSVASSGNAQNGVLLSDGSAHNFLSDIFSYSNQMNGFLISGDDVSSNTMIQLSAGVDENKTIMGNQQWGIRIDEGAWANRIGDAGNDSAISYSAGNSLGGVLLDNAHKNTLHSLVIGGTEQEDVWPGNGTGPGMVVQGGSTYNKLGWETPNGVIAIGGHAADGLLVQGKGTNNNDFTRFIIGWVDILSSDLQPNQGHGIEIRGGTENNRFGYTPDPSHTGRLNTHNEINATGDGKHALFINGDDPQNPIKNLLFEHYHMGDRGRGDNLQTIGGDVIHVSGNVDGVIIGLLDHPNSTNGSKGWGLVFDGPNVQNIELRQIICGQFYSSRYPNLAGGMLITNGAHNIVFATGEEMRSSFAGNKGPGIRVDATGVVPSDIKIRNLYSGQDEIGFTIENEGNGIEILGPESGNAVALSNIDIGGFQEGEAVVSSGNTENGLYMRNVSGVEVRAGTFGLNPAGDSFRPNLKNGVLLSGCHDIRLGSEQLTSGRNFLSANDVSGIKFENHCYDVDFFGNYIGLLPNGSGRQGNEYGVWIASPPPANETLRIGGASAFMDGQSGGALQQGNVISGNHLAGIYVATEGQSTEELRGILIEGNLIGANSDATEERGNLEAGIRIEGSNVKGVTIGSRTDTARRNVVSGNWKNGIEIKDEASGWALYNNIIGLDPMQTIAIPNKENGIKLSNLRDGKIGTTSEPHAGNVISGNTKAGIYISDEVVANVRITHNYIGTNSNSINPFPNNDGIHIMGPNGAGGDRLLIGGTNNGIANDDRSRFDEGNVISGNTRDGIRVEAPSSRADTSIFGIDIQGNIIGTMSGGRAAQPNGAAGVRVLGDNILDTTIGKDGFDARGNVISANGGDGIRVESNAQHVEIYRNHIGCGMNKADVVANTRNGIWLRDGAQRAIIKENIIHYNKQRGILASDSNTRRNKFTQNSIHLNERGAIYLEDGANDSIQTPTLDFLYKPGRSTTRIPLSTIANGTVEVFTDRIEFTKDGYWGQAKEYELTGTADGDGDYTVNIGSFSNRGIITATVTDSQDNTSALSPWAIGVLTHAIPDDPAYLVANKPTAVRIFANTGNDAQHRLGGHLVVNDVMNVAPQRKDILMRPFAGYDGDAPGRRLGHNALEFVFTPPAGIIPVEAILEDTSGGRRGHIMLGDFYFQRTTPFTVGFASFGTPPANGGTGLELPTSSNVQAALKFLGDVYPFDPQAFAQNLTMMPPILFDQLPWDSGKQREMAVKVNERRTRTRLPGGKTPEYGAGFMSGATGFESATSQSTLKGYTYPSIPKVTIVRDRTGGRLGHGGKTLAHEFGHTDPFDLGDTYADGDLSDDINPRPTDPTKVTNAGILVFEEDFAYSPTGVGPGSNRPAQIGTQAGSRLDVVDFMGNQNYAWVERQAWHRIFLNVGGTEPSGSRAIDTVTTQALNTHVIVTGAIGTGDAVSFDPIVRKDGEAVRYDSPVPSDYVIALVGAGDAILDSVPLYPDSQVETMSTIVATGEEIGGYGDSGVFGFSAVLQDNAAATGIIVTKNGSEIGRLGPSPATPTMSITTTLSGTLPRQPFTLEWTSTDADTRRAEELFVDVFYTPDDGETLLPILTNIANTGSAEVSTDGLPGSAAGRFIVQASDGWNTKSDTTAAIELSDEPPVVAIVQPDPEDLAFLANVPVTFSGAAYDLEEGSLFGDSLVWSIIGDSQFSATGTNLVAEFSDSGPTTIRLTATDSKGNEAFTEVTVNVLPPLFTPTDIADILLGFADPTLDADSNMDGVIDTGDVSVSQETELVR, encoded by the coding sequence ATGCGACACCTCTGCCGCTCGGCCCTTTCGATTCTGGCGCTTTCCTTCCTTTTCAGCCCCGCCCTGGCGGGCATCATTACCGTGAACGTTGCTGATGATGGCGACGCGCCCGACGGTGCGCTGACGCTGCGCGAGGCGATCCTGATCGCCGAAGGACAGCGCGTTCCCTTCGAATCCCCGAACCCCGACATCCCGGATGAGATCTCGCTCGTCAGCGGCGACTACGGCGCCGGCGTTGCGGATGTCATTCAAGTCGCGATCGGGGAGGGTGGCCTGATCGGACTGGGCGACTATTTGCCGCCGCTGACGGATTCGGGCGATACGATCGAGGCGGGTTCGACGAATGCGATCGACGGCAGTGCGCTGTCGGCCGATCCGGATAACGCCGGCCTGTTGCTGGTTGGAAACAACTACACCGTGCATGGCTTCACGGTGCAGAACTTCCCCGGCACCGGCGTTCGTATCTGGGCGGACGATTGCACGGTCGAGGCGATGTTCATCAAGAACTGCGCAGGAAACGGATTGGTACTGACGCAGGCCGAACGAGCCGTCGTGCGGAGCGTTGCCTCGAGTGGCAACGCGCAGAACGGTGTCCTCTTGTCCGATGGATCGGCGCACAACTTCCTGAGCGATATCTTCTCATACTCCAACCAAATGAATGGGTTCCTGATTAGTGGTGACGATGTGTCCTCCAACACGATGATCCAGTTGAGCGCCGGCGTGGACGAGAACAAAACGATCATGGGCAACCAGCAGTGGGGCATCCGCATCGACGAAGGAGCCTGGGCGAATCGGATCGGCGATGCAGGCAATGACAGCGCGATCTCCTACTCGGCCGGGAATTCCCTGGGCGGCGTGCTGCTGGACAACGCACACAAGAATACTCTTCACTCCCTGGTTATCGGAGGTACGGAGCAGGAAGACGTCTGGCCAGGCAACGGAACCGGTCCCGGGATGGTTGTGCAGGGTGGCTCGACGTACAACAAGCTGGGTTGGGAAACACCGAACGGTGTGATCGCGATTGGCGGTCATGCAGCCGATGGATTGCTTGTCCAGGGCAAGGGCACAAACAACAATGACTTCACGCGTTTCATTATCGGCTGGGTCGACATTCTGTCGTCCGATTTGCAGCCCAATCAGGGGCACGGCATCGAGATTCGTGGCGGTACCGAAAACAATCGATTCGGCTACACGCCCGATCCATCGCACACGGGTCGCCTGAATACGCACAATGAAATCAACGCGACCGGCGATGGAAAGCACGCGCTCTTCATCAACGGCGACGACCCACAGAATCCCATCAAGAACCTGCTGTTCGAGCACTACCACATGGGCGACCGTGGGCGGGGAGACAATCTCCAGACCATTGGCGGCGATGTAATTCACGTGTCTGGCAACGTTGATGGTGTGATCATCGGATTGCTCGATCATCCGAATTCCACGAATGGCTCCAAGGGCTGGGGTCTTGTCTTCGATGGTCCAAATGTGCAGAACATCGAGCTCCGTCAGATCATCTGCGGGCAATTCTACTCATCGCGTTACCCGAATCTCGCGGGTGGGATGTTGATCACAAATGGAGCCCACAATATCGTCTTCGCAACCGGCGAAGAGATGAGAAGTTCCTTTGCCGGCAACAAAGGGCCTGGTATTCGCGTGGATGCCACCGGCGTCGTCCCTTCGGACATCAAGATCCGCAATCTATACTCCGGACAGGATGAGATTGGCTTCACGATCGAGAACGAAGGCAATGGTATCGAGATTCTCGGTCCGGAAAGCGGCAACGCGGTCGCCTTGTCGAACATCGACATTGGCGGATTCCAGGAAGGAGAGGCTGTCGTCAGCTCCGGAAACACGGAGAATGGTCTCTACATGCGCAATGTCTCCGGCGTGGAAGTCCGCGCCGGCACCTTTGGGTTGAACCCGGCTGGCGACTCCTTCCGGCCGAATCTGAAGAACGGCGTTCTCCTCTCCGGCTGTCATGATATCCGACTGGGGTCGGAACAACTGACGTCTGGCCGCAACTTCCTGTCTGCAAACGACGTGTCCGGCATCAAGTTCGAGAATCACTGCTATGACGTCGATTTCTTCGGAAACTACATCGGCCTCCTTCCAAACGGATCCGGGCGCCAGGGCAACGAATATGGCGTGTGGATCGCATCGCCGCCGCCGGCGAATGAAACGCTGCGTATTGGAGGTGCGAGTGCGTTCATGGATGGCCAGAGTGGCGGCGCACTACAGCAAGGCAACGTGATCTCCGGCAACCACCTTGCGGGAATCTACGTGGCGACGGAAGGACAGAGCACGGAGGAACTGCGCGGCATCCTGATTGAGGGAAACCTGATCGGCGCAAACAGCGACGCGACGGAAGAACGCGGCAACCTCGAAGCAGGCATCCGCATTGAAGGCTCGAACGTCAAAGGTGTGACCATCGGAAGCCGCACGGATACAGCCCGGCGCAATGTGGTTTCCGGCAACTGGAAGAACGGCATCGAGATCAAAGACGAAGCCTCCGGCTGGGCACTCTACAACAATATTATCGGTCTCGATCCGATGCAGACAATCGCCATTCCGAACAAGGAGAATGGTATCAAGCTCAGCAATCTGCGTGACGGCAAGATCGGAACGACTTCTGAGCCGCACGCCGGCAACGTGATCTCCGGTAACACAAAGGCTGGGATCTATATCTCCGACGAAGTTGTTGCTAACGTACGAATCACGCACAATTACATCGGGACGAATTCGAATAGCATCAATCCGTTCCCAAACAACGATGGTATTCATATCATGGGACCCAACGGCGCAGGGGGAGACCGTCTGCTGATCGGTGGCACGAATAATGGCATCGCAAATGATGACCGCTCTCGCTTCGACGAAGGCAACGTTATCTCCGGCAACACGCGCGATGGTATTCGCGTGGAAGCACCGTCAAGCCGCGCAGATACGTCTATCTTTGGCATCGACATCCAAGGCAACATCATCGGCACCATGTCCGGCGGGCGCGCAGCTCAACCAAATGGTGCCGCAGGCGTTCGAGTGTTGGGAGATAACATCCTCGATACGACCATCGGGAAAGATGGCTTCGATGCACGTGGCAACGTGATCTCTGCCAATGGTGGGGACGGCATCCGCGTCGAATCAAATGCCCAGCACGTTGAAATCTATCGCAATCACATCGGCTGTGGGATGAACAAGGCCGATGTTGTTGCGAACACGCGAAACGGAATCTGGCTGCGCGATGGAGCCCAGCGCGCCATCATCAAAGAAAACATCATCCACTACAACAAGCAGCGCGGAATCCTTGCCAGCGATTCCAATACCCGACGCAACAAATTCACACAGAACTCCATTCATCTGAACGAACGCGGTGCGATTTACCTCGAAGACGGCGCGAATGACTCGATCCAGACACCAACGTTGGACTTCTTGTATAAGCCTGGTCGTTCGACCACGCGCATTCCACTTTCAACCATCGCCAATGGGACTGTGGAGGTCTTCACGGATCGAATTGAATTCACAAAGGATGGCTATTGGGGACAGGCGAAGGAATACGAATTGACTGGCACAGCCGATGGCGATGGCGACTACACGGTCAACATCGGCTCCTTTTCCAACAGGGGCATCATCACGGCAACCGTGACGGATTCCCAGGACAACACGTCGGCTCTATCGCCGTGGGCGATCGGCGTGTTGACCCATGCGATTCCGGATGATCCGGCCTATCTCGTCGCCAATAAGCCGACAGCGGTTCGAATCTTCGCAAACACGGGAAATGATGCCCAGCACCGCCTCGGCGGTCACCTTGTTGTCAACGATGTCATGAACGTTGCGCCCCAGCGGAAAGACATCCTGATGCGTCCATTCGCCGGTTACGACGGCGATGCGCCGGGGCGTCGACTGGGACACAATGCGTTGGAGTTTGTGTTTACTCCCCCCGCAGGCATCATTCCCGTCGAGGCGATCCTCGAGGACACATCGGGAGGGCGCCGCGGACATATCATGCTGGGCGATTTCTACTTCCAACGTACGACGCCATTTACCGTTGGCTTTGCCTCGTTCGGTACGCCACCGGCCAATGGCGGGACAGGCCTGGAACTTCCCACCAGTTCAAATGTTCAAGCGGCACTGAAGTTCCTCGGTGATGTTTACCCATTTGATCCGCAGGCGTTTGCCCAGAATCTGACAATGATGCCACCCATCTTGTTCGACCAGCTTCCGTGGGACAGTGGCAAGCAACGTGAGATGGCTGTCAAAGTAAACGAGCGCCGGACTCGGACGCGACTTCCCGGCGGCAAGACGCCGGAGTATGGCGCGGGCTTCATGAGCGGTGCCACCGGTTTCGAATCGGCAACTTCGCAGAGTACACTCAAGGGCTACACTTATCCCAGTATTCCAAAGGTGACAATCGTCCGCGATCGAACGGGTGGGCGCCTTGGGCACGGTGGCAAGACACTCGCCCATGAGTTTGGTCACACGGATCCGTTCGACCTCGGAGACACCTACGCAGACGGCGATCTGAGCGACGACATCAACCCACGTCCGACCGATCCCACCAAGGTCACCAACGCCGGTATTCTGGTCTTCGAGGAAGACTTCGCCTACTCGCCGACCGGGGTTGGCCCAGGATCGAACAGACCGGCGCAGATCGGTACACAGGCCGGCAGCAGACTCGATGTCGTGGACTTCATGGGGAATCAGAACTACGCATGGGTCGAGCGCCAGGCCTGGCATCGCATCTTCCTGAACGTTGGCGGCACCGAGCCCTCGGGTAGCAGAGCGATCGACACCGTAACGACGCAGGCATTGAACACGCACGTGATCGTGACTGGCGCCATTGGAACCGGCGACGCTGTTTCCTTCGATCCAATCGTCCGCAAGGATGGCGAGGCCGTGCGCTACGATTCGCCCGTCCCGTCGGACTATGTCATCGCACTCGTCGGAGCAGGCGATGCGATTCTTGACTCCGTCCCTCTTTATCCCGATTCGCAAGTCGAAACGATGAGCACTATTGTCGCTACCGGCGAAGAGATCGGCGGCTATGGTGATTCTGGAGTTTTCGGGTTCAGCGCCGTACTACAGGACAATGCGGCGGCAACGGGCATCATCGTCACGAAGAACGGTTCTGAAATCGGCCGGCTCGGTCCGAGTCCGGCCACGCCGACGATGAGCATCACGACGACATTGAGCGGCACGTTGCCACGTCAGCCATTCACGCTTGAATGGACTTCGACCGATGCCGACACCCGCCGCGCAGAAGAGCTTTTTGTGGATGTTTTCTACACTCCGGACGACGGTGAAACGCTTCTACCGATTCTGACGAACATTGCGAATACGGGCTCGGCAGAGGTCTCTACCGATGGGTTGCCGGGCAGCGCTGCCGGCCGGTTCATCGTGCAAGCCAGCGACGGCTGGAATACGAAGTCCGATACCACAGCGGCCATCGAACTCTCGGACGAGCCGCCGGTTGTTGCCATCGTCCAGCCCGACCCCGAAGACCTGGCCTTCCTTGCCAATGTGCCCGTTACCTTCTCCGGTGCAGCATACGATCTCGAGGAAGGCTCGCTCTTCGGCGACAGCCTGGTCTGGTCCATCATTGGCGATTCGCAGTTCTCCGCCACTGGTACGAACCTCGTTGCAGAGTTTAGTGATAGCGGACCGACGACGATCAGACTGACGGCGACGGACTCGAAGGGCAACGAAGCGTTCACGGAAGTCACCGTAAACGTTCTTCCGCCGCTCTTCACACCGACCGATATCGCAGACATACTGCTCGGATTCGCAGACCCGACACTCGACGCAGACAGCAATATGGACGGCGTGATCGACACAGGCGACGTATCGGTTTCGCAGGAAACGGAGCTCGTGCGGTAA
- a CDS encoding glycosyltransferase: MDSPLVSIIIPVRNGERELARCLRAIERLERLDEAEVLVVDNGSTDGTMDVAAGFEFVRVLEEPKPGPACARNLGAREARGEFLAFTDADCEPDPRWLADLLPHLEKDEFLGGIGGTIVAGETTALPALYIDWRKLYRAEQMFWDQPYSPPFFMTANAIYRRAAYEQVGGFTEELWPCEDADFSWRVAWAGWKLLQLPDRGRVVHYHRETVRAFARMMYFYGWGGGVLFARHRERFGGRHWVEWATYWRLLKGIAKIPICPVVFRDPLQKRRGLFDTILYASFIAGRWRAAIRNKVLIL, translated from the coding sequence GTGGACTCTCCGCTGGTGTCGATCATCATTCCGGTGCGAAACGGCGAGCGTGAGCTCGCCCGGTGCCTGCGTGCGATCGAGCGCCTCGAACGGCTGGACGAGGCCGAGGTCCTGGTGGTCGACAACGGCTCGACGGATGGCACAATGGATGTGGCCGCCGGGTTCGAGTTCGTCCGCGTGCTGGAGGAGCCGAAGCCCGGTCCGGCGTGCGCCCGGAATCTGGGGGCGCGAGAGGCGCGCGGCGAGTTCCTGGCCTTTACCGATGCGGACTGCGAGCCCGATCCGCGCTGGCTGGCGGACCTTCTCCCCCACCTGGAGAAGGACGAGTTTCTCGGAGGTATCGGCGGAACGATCGTCGCCGGCGAGACGACGGCGTTGCCCGCGCTGTACATCGATTGGCGAAAGCTCTATCGCGCCGAGCAGATGTTCTGGGACCAGCCATACAGCCCGCCGTTCTTCATGACGGCGAACGCGATCTATCGCCGGGCGGCTTACGAGCAGGTCGGCGGCTTCACCGAGGAACTGTGGCCGTGCGAGGACGCGGACTTCTCCTGGCGAGTAGCCTGGGCCGGTTGGAAGTTGTTACAGTTGCCCGATCGCGGGCGGGTCGTGCATTACCACCGCGAGACGGTGCGGGCGTTTGCTCGCATGATGTATTTTTACGGTTGGGGAGGCGGCGTGCTGTTCGCGCGACATCGCGAGCGATTCGGCGGGCGGCATTGGGTGGAGTGGGCAACTTACTGGCGCCTGTTGAAAGGCATCGCGAAGATTCCCATTTGCCCGGTGGTTTTCCGCGATCCGTTGCAGAAGCGGCGCGGTCTGTTCGATACGATCCTGTACGCTTCCTTCATCGCGGGACGATGGCGGGCGGCGATTCGAAATAAGGTGCTGATTTTGTGA
- a CDS encoding ATP-binding cassette domain-containing protein — protein MHIKIEDLHKSFGKTVVFDGLNLEIPAGQKAVVVGGSGTGKSVLLKHLVGLIKPDKGRILIDGTDIVPMSERELNPIRRRFGMIFQTGGLLQSLSVGQNVALAMNELTHTSKGEIRRKVAEKLQDVGLEGREDQMPGTLSGGQRKRAAIARALTLETECFLFDEPTAGLDPPMAQTVDEIVLQVNKDIGATTILVTHDLVSVFEVADIVHMLHEGKVIVSATPAEFRASTDERVRRFLAREIPA, from the coding sequence ATGCACATCAAGATCGAGGATCTGCACAAATCCTTTGGGAAAACCGTCGTATTTGACGGGCTGAACCTGGAGATTCCAGCCGGCCAGAAGGCCGTCGTCGTCGGCGGGTCCGGCACCGGCAAGAGCGTGCTGCTGAAGCACCTCGTCGGCCTGATCAAGCCCGACAAGGGGCGCATCCTGATCGATGGGACGGACATCGTCCCGATGAGCGAACGCGAACTGAACCCGATCCGGCGTCGATTCGGCATGATCTTCCAGACGGGCGGCCTGCTGCAGTCGCTCTCCGTCGGGCAGAACGTGGCCCTGGCGATGAATGAGCTGACCCACACATCGAAGGGCGAGATCCGGCGCAAGGTCGCGGAGAAGCTGCAAGATGTCGGCCTGGAGGGGCGCGAGGATCAGATGCCCGGCACGCTGTCCGGCGGCCAGCGCAAGCGCGCCGCGATTGCCCGCGCCCTGACGCTTGAGACCGAGTGCTTCCTCTTCGACGAGCCCACCGCCGGGCTCGATCCCCCGATGGCGCAGACCGTCGACGAGATCGTCCTGCAGGTGAACAAAGACATCGGCGCCACGACCATCCTCGTCACCCACGACCTGGTCAGCGTCTTCGAAGTCGCGGACATCGTGCACATGCTGCACGAGGGCAAGGTGATCGTCTCCGCAACGCCTGCGGAGTTCCGGGCCTCGACGGACGAACGCGTGCGGCGGTTCCTGGCGCGCGAAATCCCCGCGTGA
- a CDS encoding aminotransferase class IV — protein MNIICLNGEFIELEEAHISPTDAGFMHGHGVFETMRAEEGILLHAADHFARLARGARVLEIPFHFAPEELLALCQQVLDANGLEEARLRLTLTAGPLRGQPIASREGEPTLAITATALDDSLDDTRDRGWRAVTVPIPRNHRSPLATIKSTNYLDSILAKRMARQAGFDEAILLNTAGLLAEGSMTNLFVVRGERVLTPPISDGALPGIQRSRIAGLAGACGFDFAEESLTADALVSADEAFLTNAVIEIMPLVAIGQHEINDGQPGEATEALYTAHRYDIEGLLDQSRH, from the coding sequence ATGAACATCATCTGTCTGAACGGCGAATTCATCGAGCTGGAAGAAGCGCACATCTCGCCGACCGATGCCGGTTTCATGCACGGGCACGGCGTCTTCGAAACGATGCGTGCCGAAGAAGGCATCCTGCTGCACGCCGCGGACCACTTCGCGCGGCTGGCTCGCGGGGCACGCGTGCTGGAGATCCCCTTCCACTTCGCGCCGGAGGAGCTTCTCGCCCTCTGCCAGCAGGTGCTGGACGCGAACGGGCTGGAGGAAGCTCGCCTGCGGCTGACACTGACCGCCGGGCCTCTCCGGGGCCAGCCGATCGCCAGCCGCGAGGGCGAACCGACACTGGCCATCACGGCGACGGCGCTCGACGACAGCCTGGACGATACCCGAGACCGCGGTTGGCGAGCTGTCACCGTGCCGATTCCGCGCAACCATCGCTCGCCGCTGGCCACGATCAAGAGCACCAACTACCTCGATTCGATTCTGGCCAAACGGATGGCTCGCCAGGCCGGCTTCGACGAGGCCATCCTGCTCAACACGGCGGGACTGCTCGCCGAGGGGTCCATGACGAATCTCTTCGTGGTGCGCGGTGAACGCGTGTTGACGCCCCCGATCAGCGACGGCGCGTTGCCAGGTATCCAGCGTTCCCGCATTGCCGGGCTGGCCGGCGCCTGCGGGTTCGATTTCGCCGAGGAATCTCTGACCGCCGACGCGTTGGTTTCCGCCGACGAGGCTTTTCTGACCAACGCCGTCATCGAGATCATGCCGCTCGTTGCCATTGGCCAGCACGAAATCAACGATGGGCAGCCCGGCGAGGCCACCGAGGCCCTGTACACCGCCCACCGGTACGACATCGAGGGACTGTTGGACCAGTCGCGCCACTGA
- a CDS encoding DUF2029 domain-containing protein: MNADTIMANPKVRITLSILLGVWLVMMLVRSISEIADINDFEVYYFAGELAADHDPRLYELKSPEKNRPFLYPPAAAIMFIPLTWVPQVVAGVIFSFLKVLAAAILLAGAIKYSAAAPRGPTWALLLIAATLFLNYRPFNNDFGNGQVNIVVAAFAAGGVWIMMTGEKRLSWIGAVCLSVAVALKLTPLLLLAVPFLHRKWRDFGLTLIFSVFLLFVLPVAWFGSDAIGPMREEFNAESMESLMSARGSDRQVSINEMLIFTIAQVKADPDLILEDGDELYRFENGEKIRVRLPPPFSDRTAKLIWLTEGLLVGVLFLVGRWMLFRGRKFDWTWDLAMLCVLMLLLSPLVRKAHLVVLAVPMGWIVTRMGMVWHQAGTLKDAWKQRRNLWIGVGTILALSYASEELPIPVPGLFPMPYRPGLFLLCIVLVVMLCAMATLQPMEDSQ, translated from the coding sequence GTGAACGCTGACACGATTATGGCGAACCCCAAGGTGCGAATCACGCTCTCAATCTTGTTGGGAGTGTGGCTGGTCATGATGCTCGTAAGGAGCATCAGCGAAATCGCCGACATCAACGATTTCGAAGTTTATTACTTCGCCGGAGAACTGGCGGCCGATCACGATCCGCGGCTGTACGAACTGAAGTCGCCGGAGAAGAATCGCCCGTTCCTGTACCCACCGGCAGCCGCGATCATGTTTATTCCACTGACGTGGGTGCCACAAGTCGTCGCGGGAGTCATCTTCTCTTTCCTCAAGGTTCTTGCGGCGGCGATTCTTCTGGCGGGCGCGATCAAATACAGCGCCGCCGCTCCGCGCGGCCCGACGTGGGCGCTGCTGTTGATTGCGGCGACACTCTTCCTCAACTATCGACCGTTCAACAACGACTTCGGCAACGGGCAGGTCAATATCGTCGTCGCCGCGTTTGCCGCGGGCGGCGTGTGGATTATGATGACCGGCGAGAAGCGCCTGTCATGGATCGGTGCCGTGTGCCTCTCCGTCGCGGTGGCATTGAAGCTGACGCCTCTGCTGCTGTTGGCGGTGCCATTCCTTCATCGCAAGTGGCGCGATTTCGGGCTGACCTTGATCTTCAGCGTCTTCCTGCTCTTTGTCCTGCCCGTCGCATGGTTTGGCAGCGACGCCATCGGACCGATGAGAGAAGAGTTCAACGCGGAGTCGATGGAAAGCCTGATGAGCGCGCGCGGAAGCGATCGCCAGGTTTCAATCAATGAAATGCTCATCTTCACCATCGCGCAGGTGAAAGCCGATCCGGATCTGATCCTCGAGGATGGCGACGAGTTGTATCGTTTTGAGAATGGCGAGAAGATTCGCGTCCGTCTGCCACCACCTTTCAGTGATCGTACGGCCAAGTTGATCTGGCTAACGGAGGGACTGCTCGTCGGCGTCCTTTTCCTCGTTGGTCGATGGATGCTCTTCCGCGGACGGAAGTTCGATTGGACGTGGGACCTGGCGATGTTGTGCGTATTGATGCTGCTGCTCTCGCCACTCGTTCGCAAGGCGCACCTGGTAGTGCTGGCCGTGCCGATGGGCTGGATCGTCACACGGATGGGAATGGTGTGGCATCAAGCGGGAACGCTCAAGGACGCATGGAAGCAACGCCGCAATCTGTGGATCGGTGTCGGGACCATTCTGGCACTCAGTTACGCGTCAGAAGAACTGCCGATCCCGGTGCCGGGACTCTTCCCCATGCCGTACCGGCCGGGGCTGTTCCTGCTTTGCATCGTGCTTGTAGTAATGCTATGCGCGATGGCCACGCTGCAGCCCATGGAGGACTCACAGTAG